One Solanum lycopersicum chromosome 2, SLM_r2.1 genomic region harbors:
- the LOC138342026 gene encoding uncharacterized protein, with product MTSRLRDFVRMNPPIFLCSKVGEDPQEFVDEVYKIVHVMGVTSREKTELASYQLKDLDQVWYTQWKCNRPEESDPIEWEEFKEVFHARLMVYAKSIEESKLKRMDRNLKRGGSSDHEQTRVKKRAQTQEEPRRVKVKFEKGGGSQNDKSTCVTCGKRRYGKCLAGTSGCFCSGKDDHKVRDCPTIAARGRESKQVAPSAPNEDAPINRRFYALRSRGSKQDENESDDNVSKFSFVLFVI from the exons ATGACCTCTAGGTtgagagactttgtgaggatgaatcctcctatctttctctgttctaaggtgggagaggatccccaagagtttgtAGATGAGGTGTACAAGATAGTGCATGTTATGGGAGTGACATCTAGGGAGAAAACAGAGTTGGCTTCGTATCAATTGAAGGATTTGGATCAAGTGTGGTATACACAATGGAAATGCAATAGACCAGAGGAGTCGGatcctattgagtgggaagaattcAAGGAAGTTTTTCATG ctagactcatggtgtatgcaaaatcaattgaagagtctaaacttaaGAGGATGGATAGAAACTTGAAAAGGGGTGGTTCTAGTGATCATGAGCAAACTAGGGTTAAGAAGAgggctcaaactcaagaagaacctaggagagttaaggtgaaatttgagaaaggaggtggttctcaaaatgatAAGTCGACATGTGTCACTTGTGGGAAGAGACGCTATGGGAAGTGTCTAGCCGGTACTAGTGGTTGCTTTTGTTCTGGGAAGGATGATcataaggtgagagattgtcctaccaTTGCGGCTAGAGGAAGGGAGAGTAAGCAAGTTGCTCCTAGTGCCCCAAACGAAGATGCTCCAATAAATAGGCGCTTTTATGCACTCCGGTCAAGAGGATCAAAGCAGGATGAGAATGAGAGTGATGATAATGTTTCTAAGttctcttttgttctttttgtaatatga